The following is a genomic window from Bordetella petrii.
AACGCTTCAGGGTGTCCATCAGGCGCAGGATGCCGATCGATTCATGCACGATGATCGGGTCGCGCAGGCGGTTGCGGCGCACCCGCCGGTCGGTGATCAGGTCGGCCACCAGGTCTTTGGCGCGGCCGATGCCGATGACCTCATCCAACGAGCCGCGGCAGACCGGGAAAAAGCTGTGCGGCGCCTCGGTGAGTTGCCGGCGGATGGTGTCGGCGTCATCGTCGATGTTGACCCAGGATACGTCGGTGCGCGGCGTCATGATGGAGCGGATCGAACGCTCGGCCAGCGTCAGCACGCCGCTGACCATGTTGCGCTCTTCGACGCCGAAGGCCGGCACGGCAGGCTGGTCGGCGCTGGAAGCAGGCATTTCCTCGCCATCAGGCGGGCGCTTGCCCAGCATGCGCAGCACGGCGCTGGCGGTGCGTTCGCGCATGGGGCGGGTGGCATCGAGCCGCAGCAGATTGCGCCGGGCAACCTGGTTGAGCAGTTCGATGGCCACCGAGAAGCCGATGGCGGCGTACAGATAGCCCTTGGGCACCTTGAAGCCGAAGGCCTCTGCCAGCAGCGAGAAGCCGATCATGAGCAGGAAGCCCAGGCATAGCACCACCACTGTGGGATGCGCGTTGACGAAGCGGGTCAGCGGCTTGGATGCCAGCAGCATGATGCCGATGGCCACCGTAACCGCGATCATCATGATGGCCAGGTGGTCGACCATGCCGACCGCGGTAATGACGGAATCCAGCGAGAACACCGCGTCGAGCACGACGATCTGCGTGACGATGACCCAGAAGCTGGCATAGACGCGCGGGCCCGAGGCGTGCGCGCCCTGGCTGCCTTCCAGCCGCTCGTGCAGCTCCAGCGTACCCTTGAAGAGCAGGAACAGCCCCCCGACCAGCAGGATGAGGTCGCGGCCCGAGAAGGTCATGGGGCCGGCGGAAAACAGCGGCGCGGTCAGGGTGACCAGCCAGGACATGACCGACAGCAGGCCCAGGCGCATCAACAATGCCAGGGACAGGCCCACGATACGCGCGCGGTCGCGCTGCGCGGGGGGCAGCTTGTCGGCCAGAATGGCGATGAAGATCAGGTTGTCGATCCCCAGGACGATTTCAAGGACGACCAGGGTAAGCAGGCCGACCCACGCGGCGGGGTCCAGCAGCCACTCCATCGAGTGCTCCAAAAGTTGCGGAACCGCCAATCGTACCTGGAAATAGCATCACATGCCGGCAACATGCCGGCAGATGCGCCGCAAAATACGGGATGTTGACAGCCAGATCCAACGCCGGCGCGGCTTGTAGGCCGATTTGGCGCGCCGAGGGGCGGCGCGCCGTGGTTTTTAGTCTTGCTTGGGCTGCAGGGCAACCAGCATCTGGGTGAAAATCTTGGGGCTGGCGGCCAGCACATTGCCGGAATCGAGCCAGCCCTGTTCGCCGTCGAAATCGCCCACCAGCCCGCCGGCTTCCTGCACCAGCAGGCTGCCGGCGGCCAGGTCCCAGGGCTTGAGGCGCATGCCGCAGAAGCCGTCCAGCCGGCCCGCGGCCACGTAGGCCAGGTCGAGCACGGTGGAGCCCAGGCGGCGCACGCCGGTGCAGCCTTCGGTGAGCTGGCGGAACCGCCCGCCGCCGGCATCGATGTCGCCCGACTTGGGCCAGTGCGCGCCCAGCAAGGCCTCGCTGTAGCGCGAACGGCCCGACACCCGCACGCGGCGGTCGTTCAGGAAGGTGCCGCTGCCCCGGCTGGCGGTGAACAGCTCGTTGCGCGACGGGTCGTAGACGACCGCCTGCGTGACCTGGCCACGCTGCGTCAGCGCGATGGACACGGCATAGTTTGGCAGGCCGTGAATGAAGTTGGTGGTACCGTCGAGGGGGTCGATGATCCACTGGAACTCGGCCTGCTCGGGGCCTTGCAGCCCGTATTCTTCGCCCAGCACGGCATGGTCGGGATAAGCGGCGCGCAGGGTTTCAACGATGGACTCTTCGGAAGCGCGGTCGACTTCCGTGACATAATCGCGCGGCCCCTTGCGAGCCACGTTGAGTCGTTCCAAATCCAGGCTGGCACGGTTGATGATGGTGCCGGCACGCCGGGCCGCCTTGATGGCGATATTGAGCATCGGGTGCATAAAATTCCGTACGTATGCAGTAAGGGCTGCCACCCGGGCGGCCTTGCCGAAATAGCGGGATTTCCCCGCGGCAACGGCCCGAAAAACCAGGAAGGCGTTAAGCCAAACTTGCCATTTTAAATGACTCAAGCATTTTCACGCGTCCAGTTCATCATGGTACAGCCCAGTCACCCCGGAAACGTGGGTTCGGCGGCCCGTGCCATCAAGACCATGGGCTTTGCCGATCTGGTGCTGGTCGAGCCCCGCTACCCGGACATGACGTCCCAGCCCGAGGCGGTAGCCCTGGCCAGCGGCGCCACCGACGTGCTGGAGCGCGCGCGGGTCTGCGCCACCCTGGAAGAGGCCCTGGCCCCGGTAACGCTGGCCTTCGCGCTGACGGCCCGCGTACGCGACCTGGGCCCCCCGCCCTGTGACATCCGCCAGGCCGCGGAGCTGGCCAGCCAGCACCTGGCCGCGCCAGGGTCCGGCTGCGCCGCCGTGGTGCTGGGCACCGAGCGGGCCGGCCTGACCAACGCCCAGATCGCCCTGTGCCAGCGCATCTGCCATATTCCGGCCAACCCCGAATACAGTTCGCTGAACGTCGCACAGGCGCTGCAACTGGCGGCGTGGGAGCTGCGTTACGCGCTGCTGCGGGCCAACGGGGCCACGCTGCTGCCCGCGTCCACCGCGCAGCAGCCCGACCCGGGCGCCGCCCTGGCCACGAGCGAGGCGGTGCAGGCGTTTTTGGCGCACTGGCAGGAAGCGCTGGTGCACGTGCAGTTCCTGGACCCTGCCCACCCCAAGAAGCTGATGCCGCGCATGCGCCACCTGTTCAGCCGCAGCGCCCTGACCCGCGACGAAATCGACATGCTGCGCGGGGTGTGCACGGCGATGCTGCGCAAAAAATAAGGTGCCTGGCTCCCGTCTGGGGGCCAGGCACCGATTAAAGCGCCAGGCATGCGGCGACAGCCTTGATCGTACGGTGTCGGGCGCCTGCAAAACCCGACACCTGGCTGTGCCGCGGCGGCAGCTTAGTCGACTTGCGCGCCCGAGGCCTTGACCACCGGGGCCCAGTTCTCGACTTCGGACTTGATGAACGCGCCGAACTCGGCCGGCGTGGTTTTCTCACCCACGGCGCCCAGGCCCGCGAAGGCTTTCTGGACTTCGGGGTTGTCCTGCGCCTTGACGATCACGGCGTTGAGCTTCTCGATCACTTCGGGCGGCGTGCCGGCCGGCGCGATCAGGCCGAACCACGACGACACGTCGAATTTCTCGAAGCCCGATTCTTGCATGGTGGGCAGGTCGGGAGCGGTAGGCGAGCGCTTGGCCGTGGTAACGGCCAGGGCGCGCAGTTTGCCGCCCTTCACGTGGGGCCACGACGACGGCATGTTGTCGAACATGAACTGCACCTGGCCGCCGATCAGGTCGGTAACGGCCGGGGCGCTGCCCTTGTACGGCACGTGCAGCACGTCCAGGCCGGCACGCAGCTTGAACAGTTCACCCGCCATGTGGATGGACGTGCCGCTGCCGGACGAGGCGAACGCCAGCTTGCCGGGGTTGGCCTTGGCGTAGTCGACCAGTTCTTTCACCGACTTAACCGGCACCTGCGGGTTCACCACCAGGATGTTGGGCACCTTGGCGCCCAGGGCGACCGGCGCGAAGTCTTTGGTCAGGTCGAACGAAATGTTCTTGTACAGCGTCTGGTTGATGGCGCTGGTAACGGCCACGAACAGCAGCGTGTAGCCGTCGGGTTCAGCCCGCTTGACGTAATCGGTAGCGATGTTGCTGCCGGCGCCAGGCTTGTTCTCGACCACGAAGGACTGCTTCAGCTCTTCGGTGAGTTCCTTGGCCATGATGCGGGCGATGACGTCGGTAGTCCCGCCTGCCGAAAAGCCGACCACGATGTGCACGGGCTTGTCCGGATAGGCAGCCTGGGCGCTGGCGCCCAACGCGAGCGCCCCCAGGGCACCGGCCAGCAGCGTGACGGCATGGCGCAGGAAGCGGGGTTTCTGACCTTTGGTCATGTAGTGTCTCCTGTGAAATTGTCCGTAGGACGGACGCACTAAACTTTGTTACAGCGGCGATTTTCCACTAGTCATGCTATTTT
Proteins encoded in this region:
- a CDS encoding TerC family protein, which produces MEWLLDPAAWVGLLTLVVLEIVLGIDNLIFIAILADKLPPAQRDRARIVGLSLALLMRLGLLSVMSWLVTLTAPLFSAGPMTFSGRDLILLVGGLFLLFKGTLELHERLEGSQGAHASGPRVYASFWVIVTQIVVLDAVFSLDSVITAVGMVDHLAIMMIAVTVAIGIMLLASKPLTRFVNAHPTVVVLCLGFLLMIGFSLLAEAFGFKVPKGYLYAAIGFSVAIELLNQVARRNLLRLDATRPMRERTASAVLRMLGKRPPDGEEMPASSADQPAVPAFGVEERNMVSGVLTLAERSIRSIMTPRTDVSWVNIDDDADTIRRQLTEAPHSFFPVCRGSLDEVIGIGRAKDLVADLITDRRVRRNRLRDPIIVHESIGILRLMDTLKRSRGQLVLVADEFGAIEGLVTPIDVFEAIAGEFPDEDELPDITPEQDDVWKIDGAADLHHVEQVLETEGLIDDSQDYSTLAGYLLTRFGHLPQPGDTCEYDGAHHHFRFEVLELDGRRIASVRVERMPLAPAEAEAEADGH
- a CDS encoding inositol monophosphatase family protein; this encodes MHPMLNIAIKAARRAGTIINRASLDLERLNVARKGPRDYVTEVDRASEESIVETLRAAYPDHAVLGEEYGLQGPEQAEFQWIIDPLDGTTNFIHGLPNYAVSIALTQRGQVTQAVVYDPSRNELFTASRGSGTFLNDRRVRVSGRSRYSEALLGAHWPKSGDIDAGGGRFRQLTEGCTGVRRLGSTVLDLAYVAAGRLDGFCGMRLKPWDLAAGSLLVQEAGGLVGDFDGEQGWLDSGNVLAASPKIFTQMLVALQPKQD
- a CDS encoding RNA methyltransferase gives rise to the protein MTQAFSRVQFIMVQPSHPGNVGSAARAIKTMGFADLVLVEPRYPDMTSQPEAVALASGATDVLERARVCATLEEALAPVTLAFALTARVRDLGPPPCDIRQAAELASQHLAAPGSGCAAVVLGTERAGLTNAQIALCQRICHIPANPEYSSLNVAQALQLAAWELRYALLRANGATLLPASTAQQPDPGAALATSEAVQAFLAHWQEALVHVQFLDPAHPKKLMPRMRHLFSRSALTRDEIDMLRGVCTAMLRKK
- a CDS encoding Bug family tripartite tricarboxylate transporter substrate binding protein — protein: MTKGQKPRFLRHAVTLLAGALGALALGASAQAAYPDKPVHIVVGFSAGGTTDVIARIMAKELTEELKQSFVVENKPGAGSNIATDYVKRAEPDGYTLLFVAVTSAINQTLYKNISFDLTKDFAPVALGAKVPNILVVNPQVPVKSVKELVDYAKANPGKLAFASSGSGTSIHMAGELFKLRAGLDVLHVPYKGSAPAVTDLIGGQVQFMFDNMPSSWPHVKGGKLRALAVTTAKRSPTAPDLPTMQESGFEKFDVSSWFGLIAPAGTPPEVIEKLNAVIVKAQDNPEVQKAFAGLGAVGEKTTPAEFGAFIKSEVENWAPVVKASGAQVD